GAGACTCCAGCCCCAGGGGCGCCGTTGCCGGAAGAGGTCTTCCGGAGCCGCCTGTTCAGGGTCGAGAAAGTTGGGCAGCAAGGTGGTTAGGGGACGGCATAAGGGATCTTCGACCGCCGGTAGTTCGTAGTTGAAGGCTGGGAGCGGCAACGGGAGTAAACCTCCTGAATCCGAAACCAGACGCAAGCTCAGTTGGCGATCCCGGTGCTGCATCAGATAGATGGCAACCGTTGGCGCCAGGCCGCTGATGCAGAGAAAGTGGGTGGCTTTCTGCAGGCGCTCATCAATCGAGGCACCACTGCTGCTGATTTCAATGATTTTGCTGAGAATGTTGTATTTTTTCAGGGAATCCATCTGGACTCAGTTAGCCCCGGAATTTACTGATGCGGATTAGCGGTTTTGAAAGCGAGCCATGATTTCCTGGTAAAGCGTTTCGTATGCGGAGACGCTATGGCTCCAGGAGAAGTCCTCCCTCATGCCGTTGTCACGTAATTTTTGCCACTGTCCCTGGTCCTGAAAAAGTTGCAATGCCTTTTCCAGGCACTCCTTCAGGGCTCCAGGTGAATAGGTGCTGAACCTGAAGCCGTTGCCGACGCCGGTTTTAGGATCGTAGCTGCTGATGCTGTCCGCGAGCCCGCCGACGGCTCGCACCAGGGGGACGGTGCCGTAGCGCAGGCTGTACATCTGGTTGAGCCCGCAGGGTTCGTAACGGGAAGGCATCATGAAGATGTCGGATCCGGCTTCAATGAGATGGGCCAGGCGATTGTCGTAGCCGTGAAGGAAGGCGATTTGGGCCGAGTGCCGGCGGGCTAAATCGGCCAGGCGGTTCTCAATCGCGAGGTTGCCGGTTCCGAGAAAAATGAAACGGGCCGCAAAGGTTTCGACCTCTTGCAGGAGCTCCAGAATCAGATCAAAACCTTTCTGCTCCACCAGTCGGGAAACCATGCCGATCAGCGGCCACGGCGAAGCGCCGGGAAGTTGAAAGGTCTGGGCCAGTTTTTCTTTGCAGCGTTGTTTCCCCTCCATGTCTTCGCGATGAAAGTGGTCGTCCAGGTAGGGATCTTCGGCCGGATTCCATTCTTTGTAGTCGACGCCGTTGAGAATGCCGAAAAGATCATTACGGCGCTGCCGCAGCACCCCTTCGAGGCCGCAGCCGAATTCCGGCTCGAGAATCTCCCGGCTGTAGCTCGGGCTGACCGTGCTCAAACCGTCGGCGTAAACCAATCCGCCCTTGAGCAGGTTGATCCGATCGAAAAATTCAAGGCGGTCCAGGGTGAATTCCTCCCAGCCCAGGCCGGT
This sequence is a window from Pseudomonadota bacterium. Protein-coding genes within it:
- the glgA gene encoding glycogen synthase GlgA, with product MKILFAVSEAAPFVKTGGLADVAGALPTTLAARGHQVYLFLPFYREIRKLETTPNLRLEVSVPLGNIKISGNILEVNGSNPNLKIFFVEKADFFDRPFIYGPAGTDYPDNGIRFIFFCQAILEAVAQLGLAVDLYHAHDWQTALLPVYLKTLYRDQPRVQAASLFTIHNLAYQGLQDKDLLPLTGLGWEEFTLDRLEFFDRINLLKGGLVYADGLSTVSPSYSREILEPEFGCGLEGVLRQRRNDLFGILNGVDYKEWNPAEDPYLDDHFHREDMEGKQRCKEKLAQTFQLPGASPWPLIGMVSRLVEQKGFDLILELLQEVETFAARFIFLGTGNLAIENRLADLARRHSAQIAFLHGYDNRLAHLIEAGSDIFMMPSRYEPCGLNQMYSLRYGTVPLVRAVGGLADSISSYDPKTGVGNGFRFSTYSPGALKECLEKALQLFQDQGQWQKLRDNGMREDFSWSHSVSAYETLYQEIMARFQNR